A single genomic interval of Comamonas sp. 26 harbors:
- the glnE gene encoding bifunctional [glutamate--ammonia ligase]-adenylyl-L-tyrosine phosphorylase/[glutamate--ammonia-ligase] adenylyltransferase — MAENALNVSSPAQYSRFVQRLHRRYENWFDALPPGTPVRPLMEQALATLQSRGLDLPAALRVLRQLVMDRIIALDCEQNAPLSVVTRAVTELAELALDRACTQVRAELDARHGAPQGPAGQPVQFWVIGMGKLGARELNVSSDIDLIYVYEHDGETAGQPDGRGVLSNHEYFGRAVKGIYGLIGDTTEHGFVFRVDLALRPNGNSGAPAVSLASLEEYLQIHGREWERFAWLKSRIVAPLADVQTPNVQALRSVVLPFVFRRYLDYAVFDSLRILHRQIRDHAAKRSAGHPERANDVKLSRGGIREIEFIVQLLQVVRGGQFPELRCRPTLEALERLDRANLMSSEIADALARAYIFLRQVEHRIQYLDDQQTHVLPTRDDDLLWIARTLGFTDVRGFLHQLDEHRELVAQEFDTLLGGDSQQCSKGSCGSAKTAASGNTPRDIEDLIEALPPVLAGQVADWRNNARINGLRDETRARLFRLVERTAQWLESGQASVEAAKRFMQWLEPLLRRESYLALLLERPAVHERLLHLLGAARWPARYLQQHPGVIDELASDAILKERFVAADFERELSMRLAALQSTGEDDDETLLNLLRRAHHAEVFRTLARDIEGRITVEQVADDMSALADSVLRITAQWCWARLKNRHRDTPRFGIVGYGKLGGKELGYGSDLDIVFVFDDDDDRAPEVYAAYVRKLINWLTVKTGEGDLFEIDTALRPNGNSGLLVSSFESYANYQQQRGSNTAWTWEHQAMTRARFVLGSRDFPSPAGEPVTDLHLHQRFDAVREAVITAPRDPVALRGEIETMRERVRSAHSVRGGLFDVKHSPGGMVDAEFAVQYLVLSQSGSHPELIANVGNIALLQRAEDAGLLPKTVGYEAAKAYRELRRLQHVARLDERSGQLEPELAKTQREAVLKLWNTVFRGEAATQPT, encoded by the coding sequence ATGGCAGAAAACGCCCTCAATGTTTCTTCCCCGGCTCAGTACTCGCGCTTTGTCCAGCGCCTTCACCGCCGTTACGAAAACTGGTTTGACGCCTTGCCCCCCGGCACACCTGTTCGCCCTCTGATGGAGCAGGCCCTGGCCACGCTGCAATCGCGGGGCCTGGATCTGCCGGCGGCTCTGCGCGTGCTGCGCCAGCTGGTGATGGATCGCATCATTGCTCTGGACTGTGAACAAAATGCTCCTCTTTCTGTAGTAACCCGCGCTGTCACTGAGCTGGCTGAGCTGGCTTTAGACCGTGCATGCACTCAGGTGCGCGCAGAACTCGACGCACGCCACGGCGCACCGCAAGGCCCCGCAGGCCAGCCCGTACAGTTCTGGGTAATTGGCATGGGCAAGCTGGGCGCGCGCGAGCTCAATGTCTCCAGCGACATCGACCTGATCTACGTCTACGAGCATGACGGCGAAACCGCCGGTCAGCCCGATGGCCGGGGCGTGCTCTCCAACCACGAATACTTTGGCCGTGCCGTTAAAGGCATCTACGGCCTGATCGGCGACACCACCGAGCACGGCTTTGTCTTTCGTGTCGACCTAGCCCTGCGGCCCAATGGCAACTCGGGCGCACCTGCGGTTTCTCTGGCATCGCTGGAGGAATATCTGCAGATTCACGGGCGCGAATGGGAGCGCTTTGCCTGGCTCAAAAGCCGCATCGTCGCGCCGCTGGCCGATGTTCAGACGCCCAATGTGCAAGCCCTGCGCAGCGTGGTTCTGCCCTTTGTGTTCCGCCGCTACCTCGACTACGCGGTGTTTGATTCGCTGCGCATTCTGCATCGCCAGATTCGCGACCATGCCGCCAAGCGCAGCGCCGGTCACCCAGAGCGCGCCAATGACGTGAAACTGTCACGCGGCGGTATCCGCGAAATCGAGTTCATCGTGCAACTGCTGCAGGTGGTGCGCGGTGGCCAGTTCCCTGAACTGCGTTGCCGCCCCACACTCGAAGCGCTGGAGCGACTAGACCGCGCCAACCTGATGAGCAGCGAAATCGCTGATGCTCTGGCCCGTGCCTACATCTTTTTGCGCCAGGTAGAGCACCGCATTCAATACCTGGACGACCAGCAGACCCATGTGCTGCCCACGCGTGACGATGATCTGCTGTGGATTGCCCGCACTCTGGGCTTTACCGATGTCCGGGGCTTTTTGCACCAGCTCGACGAGCACCGCGAACTGGTGGCCCAGGAGTTCGATACCCTGCTCGGCGGCGATTCCCAGCAATGCAGCAAAGGCAGCTGCGGCAGCGCCAAGACAGCTGCCAGCGGCAACACGCCCAGAGACATTGAAGACCTGATTGAAGCCCTGCCCCCGGTGCTGGCTGGCCAGGTGGCGGACTGGCGCAATAACGCTCGCATCAACGGCCTGCGCGATGAAACCCGCGCCCGCCTGTTCCGGCTGGTAGAGCGCACCGCGCAATGGCTGGAAAGTGGTCAGGCCAGCGTAGAAGCTGCCAAGCGTTTCATGCAATGGCTGGAGCCCTTGCTGCGCCGTGAAAGTTATTTGGCTTTATTGCTGGAGCGCCCGGCAGTGCACGAAAGATTGCTACACCTTTTGGGTGCAGCACGCTGGCCTGCACGCTACCTCCAGCAACACCCCGGCGTGATTGATGAACTGGCCAGCGACGCCATTCTGAAAGAGCGCTTTGTGGCAGCCGACTTCGAACGCGAGCTCAGCATGCGCCTGGCCGCGCTGCAGTCCACGGGCGAAGATGATGACGAAACCCTGCTCAACTTGCTGCGCCGCGCCCACCATGCGGAAGTCTTTCGCACTCTGGCACGCGATATCGAAGGCCGCATCACCGTAGAACAGGTCGCTGACGATATGAGCGCCCTGGCCGACAGCGTGCTGCGCATCACCGCCCAGTGGTGCTGGGCACGCCTTAAGAACCGTCACCGCGATACGCCACGTTTTGGCATCGTCGGCTACGGCAAGCTGGGCGGCAAAGAGCTGGGCTACGGCAGTGATCTGGACATCGTCTTTGTGTTTGATGACGACGATGATCGCGCGCCCGAGGTCTATGCGGCCTATGTGCGCAAGCTCATCAACTGGCTGACCGTCAAAACCGGCGAAGGCGACCTGTTCGAGATTGACACCGCCCTGCGCCCCAACGGCAACTCGGGCCTGCTGGTGAGCAGCTTCGAGTCCTATGCCAACTACCAGCAGCAGCGCGGCAGCAACACCGCCTGGACCTGGGAGCACCAGGCCATGACCCGCGCCCGCTTTGTGCTGGGCAGCCGAGATTTCCCCTCGCCCGCAGGCGAGCCCGTTACCGATCTGCACCTGCACCAGCGCTTTGACGCTGTGCGCGAGGCCGTCATCACCGCCCCGCGCGACCCGGTCGCCCTGCGCGGTGAAATTGAAACCATGCGCGAACGCGTGCGCAGCGCCCATTCGGTACGCGGCGGCCTGTTTGATGTGAAGCACAGCCCCGGCGGTATGGTGGATGCGGAATTTGCCGTGCAGTACCTGGTGCTGTCACAGTCTGGCTCTCACCCAGAGCTGATTGCCAACGTCGGAAACATCGCCCTGCTGCAACGCGCCGAAGATGCGGGCCTGCTGCCCAAAACCGTGGGTTATGAAGCCGCCAAGGCCTACCGAGAGCTACGTCGTCTGCAGCACGTAGCCCGGCTCGACGAGCGATCCGGCCAGCTGGAGCCAGAGCTGGCCAAAACCCAGCGCGAAGCGGTACTCAAGCTCTGGAATACCGTCTTTCGCGGTGAGGCCGCCACGCAGCCCACGTAG
- a CDS encoding glutathione S-transferase family protein, which translates to MKLIGSTTSPYVRKARVVLAEKKLDYQFVEENPWEVELSPGTGNPLGKVPRLVMEGTEAMFDSRVIVEYLDTLSPVGKLIPGSGRERAEVKTWEALADGMLDAAILMRLEATWPGRTEEQRSQAWMDRQMDKVKAALKVMSQGLGEKPFCCGGTHLTLADISVCCALAWLDFRFPELDWRTDHPNLNTLLTKLAARPSFVNTVPH; encoded by the coding sequence ATGAAACTGATCGGCTCCACTACCAGCCCCTATGTGCGCAAAGCTCGCGTTGTGCTGGCCGAAAAGAAGCTCGACTATCAATTTGTCGAAGAGAACCCCTGGGAAGTGGAACTCTCGCCCGGCACTGGCAACCCGCTGGGCAAGGTGCCGCGTCTCGTGATGGAGGGCACGGAGGCCATGTTCGACTCGCGCGTCATCGTCGAATATCTGGACACTCTCTCGCCCGTGGGCAAGCTGATTCCGGGCTCGGGCCGTGAGCGCGCCGAGGTTAAAACCTGGGAAGCGCTGGCCGACGGCATGCTGGATGCCGCCATTTTGATGCGGCTGGAGGCGACCTGGCCCGGTCGCACCGAGGAGCAGCGCAGCCAAGCCTGGATGGACCGCCAGATGGACAAGGTCAAGGCGGCGCTCAAGGTGATGTCTCAGGGCTTGGGTGAGAAGCCGTTTTGCTGCGGCGGCACGCATTTGACGCTGGCCGACATCAGCGTCTGCTGTGCTTTGGCCTGGCTGGATTTCCGCTTCCCCGAGCTGGACTGGCGCACTGATCACCCGAATCTGAACACCTTGCTGACCAAGCTGGCGGCGCGGCCCAGTTTTGTGAATACCGTTCCCCATTGA
- the purB gene encoding adenylosuccinate lyase, protein MNLSSLTAISPLDGRYAAKLSALRPIMSEYGYMHRRVQVEVTWFIALSDAGFAEFAPLSAESRDYLHALVANFSEADADAIKAIEKTTNHDVKAVEYWIKAKFDGRAELQAAAEFVHFACTSEDINNTSHALQIRVGRDTVLLPAVEGIIAKLRDMAHLYADVPMLSRTHGQTASPTTVGKELANVVVRLQKAAANIAGVKILGKMNGAVGNYNAHLSAWPEFDWETFSQNVVESAEPKGLGINFQPYSIQIEPHDYMAELFDAMARTNTILIDLSRDIWGYVSLGFFKQRLKAGEIGSSTMPHKVNPIDFENCEGNLGMANAMLKHLAEKLPISRWQRDLTDSTVLRNIGVAFGYTTLAYASLMTGLNKLELNEERLQDDLNHAWEVLAEPIQTVMRRYGVQGAYEKLKEVTRGKTVQAEDLHRLINGLEIPQADKDRLLAMTPASYIGKAAELAKRV, encoded by the coding sequence ATGAACCTGTCCTCCCTCACCGCCATTTCTCCGCTGGACGGCCGCTACGCCGCCAAGCTGTCTGCCCTGCGTCCCATCATGAGCGAATACGGCTATATGCACCGCCGTGTTCAGGTGGAGGTGACCTGGTTCATCGCCCTGTCGGATGCCGGCTTTGCCGAGTTCGCCCCCCTGTCCGCCGAGTCGCGTGACTATCTGCACGCCCTGGTTGCCAACTTCTCCGAAGCCGATGCCGATGCCATCAAGGCCATCGAAAAGACCACCAACCACGACGTGAAGGCCGTGGAGTACTGGATCAAGGCCAAGTTTGACGGCCGCGCCGAACTGCAAGCCGCTGCCGAGTTCGTGCACTTTGCTTGCACCAGCGAAGACATCAACAACACCAGCCACGCTCTACAAATCCGCGTCGGCCGTGACACCGTGCTGCTGCCCGCCGTGGAAGGCATCATCGCCAAACTACGCGATATGGCCCATTTGTACGCCGACGTGCCCATGCTGAGCCGCACGCACGGCCAGACCGCCTCTCCCACCACCGTGGGCAAGGAACTGGCCAATGTGGTCGTGCGCCTGCAAAAGGCCGCTGCCAACATCGCCGGCGTGAAGATCCTGGGCAAGATGAACGGCGCCGTGGGCAACTACAACGCCCACCTGTCGGCCTGGCCCGAGTTCGACTGGGAAACCTTCAGCCAGAACGTGGTGGAATCCGCCGAGCCCAAGGGCCTGGGCATCAACTTCCAGCCTTATTCCATCCAGATTGAGCCCCATGACTACATGGCCGAGCTGTTTGATGCCATGGCCCGCACCAACACCATCCTGATCGACCTGTCGCGCGACATCTGGGGCTATGTGTCCCTGGGCTTCTTCAAGCAGCGCCTGAAGGCTGGCGAAATCGGCTCGTCCACCATGCCGCACAAGGTCAACCCCATCGACTTCGAGAACTGCGAAGGCAACCTGGGCATGGCCAACGCCATGCTCAAGCACCTGGCAGAAAAGCTGCCGATCAGCCGCTGGCAGCGTGACCTGACCGACTCCACCGTGCTGCGCAACATCGGCGTGGCCTTCGGCTACACCACCCTCGCCTACGCCTCGCTGATGACCGGCCTGAACAAGCTGGAACTCAACGAAGAGCGCCTGCAGGACGACCTGAACCACGCCTGGGAAGTGCTGGCCGAGCCTATCCAGACCGTGATGCGCCGTTATGGCGTGCAAGGCGCTTACGAGAAGCTCAAGGAAGTGACCCGTGGCAAGACCGTGCAGGCCGAAGATCTGCACCGCCTGATCAACGGTCTGGAAATTCCTCAGGCCGACAAGGATCGCCTGCTGGCCATGACCCCTGCTTCCTACATCGGCAAGGCTGCCGAGCTGGCCAAGCGCGTCTAA
- a CDS encoding YaeQ family protein, whose product MAIKSTIFKVNLSIADIDHGYYADHNMTLARHPSETDDRMMVRLVALALNAWKLQDLCNGDGTLGFGIGLSDPDDPDVHITDYTGQKRLWIEVGQPDEKPITKACNKSDHMLVYPFNHAAHIWWKGLEGKLARQSKLEIHYIDSEIAQQLGSLAERSMQLQATIQEGQLTLSSNLGMVFVEPVRWK is encoded by the coding sequence ATGGCCATCAAGTCCACCATTTTCAAAGTCAATCTGTCGATTGCCGACATTGACCACGGCTACTACGCCGACCACAACATGACGCTGGCCCGCCACCCCAGCGAGACCGACGACCGCATGATGGTCCGCCTGGTCGCCCTGGCGCTCAACGCCTGGAAGCTGCAAGACCTGTGCAACGGCGACGGCACGCTGGGCTTTGGCATTGGCCTGTCCGACCCGGATGATCCCGATGTGCACATCACCGATTACACCGGCCAAAAGCGTCTGTGGATCGAAGTCGGCCAGCCCGACGAAAAGCCCATCACCAAGGCCTGCAACAAGTCCGACCACATGCTGGTCTACCCGTTTAACCACGCCGCCCACATCTGGTGGAAAGGCCTGGAAGGCAAGCTGGCGCGCCAGAGCAAGCTCGAAATTCACTACATCGACTCCGAAATCGCCCAGCAACTGGGCTCTCTGGCCGAGCGCAGCATGCAGCTGCAAGCCACGATTCAGGAAGGCCAGCTGACCCTGTCCAGCAATCTGGGCATGGTGTTTGTCGAGCCTGTTCGCTGGAAGTAA
- a CDS encoding DUF3717 domain-containing protein, with protein MTAIHITDIEAAINYWRGRAPSPDGVLLAPEVRALAEVYALMIHAREHEVAVEGFPTYAMAAWLVWFDAMPDTPCIAICSTSQGDEKCKGCGRSFDEVQLWTAMEPADKRAVWRRITIEGDSWRFNRYAERAAERRGQSF; from the coding sequence ATGACCGCCATTCACATCACCGACATCGAAGCTGCCATCAACTACTGGCGAGGTCGCGCCCCATCACCCGATGGCGTGCTGCTGGCACCCGAGGTGCGTGCGCTGGCCGAGGTGTATGCGCTGATGATTCATGCACGCGAGCATGAGGTGGCGGTGGAAGGCTTTCCGACCTATGCCATGGCGGCCTGGCTGGTCTGGTTTGACGCCATGCCCGATACGCCTTGTATTGCCATCTGCTCCACCAGTCAGGGCGATGAAAAATGCAAGGGCTGCGGCCGCAGCTTTGATGAGGTGCAGCTGTGGACGGCGATGGAGCCTGCAGACAAGCGTGCCGTGTGGAGGCGCATCACGATCGAGGGTGATTCCTGGCGTTTTAACCGCTACGCCGAGCGCGCCGCAGAGCGACGCGGTCAAAGCTTTTAG
- a CDS encoding phage holin family protein, whose amino-acid sequence MLVSMKILVKWLLCAAALLGLTYVYSGVQVQSFGSAMIAALVIGLLNTIIRPILVILTLPVTIITVGLFLLVVNGLMFWMASGMLGGFHVTSFWAAMLGALIYSGLGLLIDRLVAQLFSE is encoded by the coding sequence ATGCTGGTCAGCATGAAAATCCTCGTCAAATGGCTTCTTTGTGCGGCAGCGCTGCTCGGGCTCACCTATGTCTACAGTGGCGTGCAGGTACAGAGCTTTGGCTCAGCCATGATTGCTGCGCTGGTCATCGGCCTGCTCAACACCATCATTCGCCCCATTCTGGTCATCCTGACCCTGCCCGTGACCATCATCACCGTGGGCCTGTTCCTGCTAGTGGTCAACGGCCTGATGTTCTGGATGGCCTCAGGCATGCTGGGCGGCTTTCATGTCACCAGCTTCTGGGCGGCAATGCTGGGCGCGCTGATCTACTCGGGGCTGGGCCTACTTATTGATCGCCTTGTCGCTCAGCTGTTCTCTGAGTAA
- a CDS encoding M48 family metalloprotease codes for MPLLMQKLPKAHILKALTASVLIAIQSVSLLMSPAYAAALPTLGDGASSLTTGDERRLGDSIARELYRDPDYLDDPVLQEYVEGIWLHLQDAARKNGELSPELEERFAWTLLLGKDRQVNAFALPGGYMGVYLGLIGVVSSGDELASVIAHETSHITQRHIARMMAQQGKQTPLMLASMLLGALAATRSPDAAMAIMMGGPAAMMQNQLNFSRSMESEADRMGYSLMSPAGFAPQGFVSMFGKLQQASRLNDNGSWPYLRSHPLTTQRIADMDARIPPGKRAAEPAPTLEHVMMAARARVISNPGAEVRRQWATLPRSGSFAGLPQSEQVAQLYAATLSALYLRDWVIAREMVQRLLTATAGNAQANIQAKWLDAELEFKADNAQAALAALPLQSSKAPQAAPKVTASGNLSGPSLATIDVVESVAPRRPELLLKADILLKLNQAGPIASPLQTWVTDHPRDGGAWQMLARVWRSQGQELRALRAEAEAQVAHYDYAAAVDRFKAAQDLARKAGARVDYFEASIIDTRLRAVSELLREQLSDKAINK; via the coding sequence ATGCCACTTTTGATGCAAAAATTGCCTAAAGCCCATATCTTAAAAGCGCTGACAGCTTCTGTTTTGATAGCGATTCAGAGTGTCTCTCTGTTGATGTCTCCCGCGTATGCCGCAGCTTTGCCTACGTTGGGCGATGGCGCGTCGTCGCTGACCACGGGTGATGAGCGCCGGCTGGGTGATTCCATCGCCCGCGAGCTGTACCGCGACCCAGACTATCTGGATGACCCGGTGCTGCAGGAGTATGTGGAGGGCATCTGGCTGCATTTGCAGGATGCGGCGCGCAAGAATGGCGAGCTGTCCCCCGAGCTAGAGGAGCGCTTTGCCTGGACGCTGCTCCTGGGCAAGGATAGGCAGGTCAATGCCTTTGCGCTGCCCGGTGGCTATATGGGCGTTTATCTGGGCCTGATCGGTGTGGTGAGTAGCGGGGATGAACTGGCATCGGTCATCGCGCATGAAACCAGCCACATCACTCAGCGCCATATTGCCCGCATGATGGCGCAGCAGGGCAAGCAGACGCCGCTGATGCTGGCTTCCATGTTGCTGGGCGCTCTGGCGGCCACGCGCAGCCCGGATGCGGCCATGGCCATCATGATGGGCGGACCGGCCGCCATGATGCAAAACCAGCTGAATTTCTCACGCTCGATGGAAAGCGAGGCGGACCGCATGGGCTACAGCCTGATGTCGCCCGCTGGCTTTGCGCCCCAGGGTTTTGTGAGCATGTTTGGCAAGCTGCAGCAGGCCAGCCGACTCAATGACAACGGCAGCTGGCCTTATCTGCGCAGCCACCCGCTGACGACGCAGCGTATTGCTGACATGGATGCACGCATTCCACCCGGCAAGCGGGCCGCTGAACCCGCGCCCACGCTGGAGCACGTGATGATGGCCGCACGGGCGCGCGTGATTTCTAATCCCGGAGCCGAGGTACGCCGGCAGTGGGCCACTTTGCCGCGCTCTGGCAGCTTTGCGGGATTGCCGCAGTCCGAGCAGGTCGCGCAGCTGTATGCCGCCACGCTCAGCGCCCTGTATCTGCGCGACTGGGTCATTGCCCGTGAGATGGTGCAGCGCCTGCTGACTGCCACCGCTGGCAATGCGCAGGCGAATATTCAGGCCAAGTGGCTGGATGCCGAGCTGGAGTTCAAGGCTGACAATGCGCAGGCTGCGTTGGCCGCCTTGCCTTTGCAGTCCAGCAAAGCACCTCAAGCCGCACCCAAAGTTACGGCCAGTGGCAATCTGTCGGGGCCGAGTCTGGCAACCATTGATGTGGTCGAGAGTGTGGCCCCGCGCAGGCCTGAGCTGCTGCTCAAGGCGGATATTCTCCTCAAGCTCAATCAGGCAGGCCCGATTGCCAGCCCGCTGCAGACCTGGGTGACAGATCATCCGCGTGATGGCGGGGCATGGCAGATGCTGGCCCGCGTGTGGCGCAGTCAGGGGCAGGAGCTGCGTGCGCTGCGCGCCGAGGCCGAGGCGCAGGTGGCGCATTATGACTATGCGGCAGCGGTGGACCGCTTCAAGGCCGCGCAGGACTTGGCCCGCAAGGCCGGGGCCAGGGTCGATTACTTTGAAGCGTCCATCATCGACACACGTCTGCGTGCCGTGAGTGAATTACTCAGAGAACAGCTGAGCGACAAGGCGATCAATAAGTAG
- the moaC gene encoding cyclic pyranopterin monophosphate synthase MoaC, which translates to MSSLTHFDAQGQAHMVDVGAKPATQRVAVAEGRITMKPETLAIVQNGTAKKGDVLGIARIAAIMAAKKTSDLIPLCHPLALTRVAVEFELQPESSSILCTATVELHGQTGVEMEALTAVQIGLLTIYDMCKAVDKGMVMEEIKVLEKRGGKTDFNL; encoded by the coding sequence ATGTCCTCTCTCACCCACTTCGATGCCCAAGGCCAGGCCCATATGGTCGACGTAGGCGCCAAGCCCGCCACCCAACGCGTGGCAGTGGCCGAAGGCCGCATCACCATGAAGCCCGAAACGCTGGCCATTGTGCAAAACGGTACCGCCAAAAAAGGCGACGTGCTGGGCATCGCCCGCATCGCCGCCATCATGGCCGCCAAAAAGACCAGCGACCTCATCCCCCTGTGCCACCCTCTAGCCCTGACCCGCGTGGCCGTTGAGTTTGAGTTGCAGCCCGAATCCAGCTCCATCCTCTGTACTGCCACCGTTGAGCTGCACGGCCAGACCGGCGTGGAAATGGAAGCTCTGACTGCCGTGCAGATCGGTTTATTGACTATTTACGATATGTGCAAGGCTGTGGATAAGGGGATGGTGATGGAGGAGATCAAGGTTTTAGAGAAACGAGGTGGAAAAACAGATTTCAATCTTTGA
- a CDS encoding prepilin-type N-terminal cleavage/methylation domain-containing protein, with the protein MKRSIQKGFTLIELMIVVAIIGILAAVALPAYQDYIKKARMSEVVLAVSSCRTTITEKFQTGTAAPGAGGWGCETKTADAGKVSKFVNSVGTSADGVAVAKIQAIDSNADGQFVILEPRDSTGTAYTAAATIGATPVVNVQVNQWACGYSDAKVAKFLPGSCNVKFAADPSVKDADGAAITAGK; encoded by the coding sequence ATGAAGCGTTCCATTCAAAAGGGTTTTACCCTGATCGAACTGATGATCGTTGTAGCGATTATCGGTATTCTGGCTGCCGTGGCTCTGCCTGCTTATCAGGATTACATCAAGAAGGCCCGTATGTCGGAAGTGGTGTTGGCAGTCAGCTCCTGCCGTACCACGATTACTGAGAAATTTCAGACTGGCACAGCTGCTCCTGGTGCCGGTGGTTGGGGTTGTGAAACCAAGACTGCGGATGCAGGCAAGGTCTCCAAATTTGTGAATTCTGTTGGTACTAGTGCGGATGGTGTTGCTGTTGCAAAAATCCAAGCAATTGACTCCAATGCTGATGGTCAATTTGTGATTTTGGAGCCTCGCGATAGCACTGGTACAGCATATACTGCTGCTGCAACCATTGGTGCCACCCCAGTTGTGAATGTGCAAGTCAATCAATGGGCCTGTGGTTATTCAGATGCCAAGGTTGCAAAGTTTCTGCCTGGATCCTGTAACGTGAAATTTGCTGCTGATCCTAGTGTGAAGGATGCAGACGGCGCTGCTATTACTGCAGGCAAATAA
- a CDS encoding FHA domain-containing protein, with translation MPTLVISIDGAVIKEVQLTKERTTLGRRPYNDIVIENLAVSGEHAVIILADGKVSIEDLRSTNGTYVNGRAIQRQPLLNGDLLDIGRYKIRFLDTVIADPDTPAAAAIKKVLAHISEEVDSDYAKLASPSGFGEISSFASTIQGSLSALPERHAMIRMLSGSLKGKEVPLFKVVTTLGKPGVAIASITQKPHGFVLTQLEGESESLKLNGQIVGPLSVPLLNGDTVELAGSSMRFIVE, from the coding sequence ATGCCAACTTTGGTCATCTCAATCGATGGTGCTGTTATCAAGGAAGTGCAGCTCACTAAGGAGCGCACGACCTTGGGTCGTCGTCCATATAACGACATCGTGATCGAAAATCTGGCCGTCAGCGGCGAGCATGCCGTGATCATTCTCGCTGACGGTAAAGTTAGCATCGAAGACCTGCGCAGCACCAATGGCACTTATGTCAATGGCCGAGCCATCCAGAGGCAACCATTGCTCAACGGCGACCTGCTGGACATTGGCCGCTACAAAATTCGCTTTCTGGACACTGTGATTGCCGACCCAGATACCCCCGCTGCCGCGGCTATCAAGAAGGTGCTGGCCCATATTTCTGAAGAAGTGGATAGCGACTACGCCAAACTGGCCTCGCCCTCGGGCTTTGGTGAAATTTCCAGCTTCGCATCCACCATTCAGGGATCCCTCTCCGCACTGCCAGAGCGCCACGCCATGATTCGGATGCTCAGCGGCAGCCTAAAAGGCAAAGAAGTTCCGCTCTTCAAAGTTGTCACTACCCTGGGCAAGCCCGGCGTAGCCATCGCCTCCATCACGCAAAAGCCTCATGGCTTTGTGCTGACCCAGTTGGAAGGTGAAAGTGAGTCACTCAAGCTCAATGGTCAGATCGTCGGCCCTTTGTCTGTGCCGCTGCTCAATGGAGACACCGTAGAACTGGCCGGAAGCTCCATGCGCTTTATCGTGGAGTGA